Proteins from a genomic interval of Treponema brennaborense DSM 12168:
- a CDS encoding NYN domain-containing protein — MENHVYTAILWDIENVTPPAGTSYIQSIIDTISEAGKISYAMAFGDWNKNNIKNIASELASNSFELIHVPASRKDSADMSMVAHGVELIFQYPHIESYVLITGDADFRPLLLSLRKYGKQTLIICDVKNNASEDLLNMADKYLDYREIIADDDTSVDDSAAGDDKAGSAESKPDRKMTKQQAFELLEEAVSIMSKEKQKTKKPVAIGAVKIRMKLLNADFDERKIGYRNWKSFVNDAVKQTNVRYAGIDEANLALDAAAADRIPEVFAALLGGLPAPGKDATGGWIRFDEASKKFNWRKFGYTRFKSLALDAEKRGFVTIRNSGNTWELKKN; from the coding sequence ATGGAAAATCACGTATACACCGCAATTCTTTGGGATATAGAAAACGTTACGCCGCCGGCCGGCACGAGCTATATTCAATCCATCATCGACACCATTTCCGAAGCGGGCAAAATCTCGTACGCAATGGCGTTCGGCGACTGGAACAAAAACAACATCAAAAACATCGCGTCGGAGCTTGCCTCGAACAGCTTCGAGCTGATACACGTTCCGGCATCCCGCAAAGACAGCGCGGACATGTCGATGGTCGCACACGGCGTGGAACTCATCTTTCAATATCCGCATATCGAAAGTTACGTACTGATCACCGGCGACGCCGATTTTCGGCCGCTGCTGCTTTCGCTGCGCAAGTACGGAAAGCAGACGCTCATCATCTGCGACGTTAAAAACAACGCGTCGGAAGATCTGCTCAATATGGCCGACAAATACCTCGACTACCGCGAAATCATCGCCGACGACGACACGTCCGTCGACGACTCGGCTGCGGGAGACGATAAAGCCGGTTCCGCGGAATCGAAGCCCGACCGCAAAATGACCAAACAGCAGGCATTTGAACTGCTTGAAGAAGCGGTCAGCATCATGTCCAAAGAAAAACAGAAAACGAAAAAACCGGTCGCAATCGGTGCCGTTAAAATCCGCATGAAGCTGCTGAACGCCGACTTCGACGAACGCAAAATCGGGTACCGCAACTGGAAATCGTTCGTCAACGACGCCGTAAAGCAGACGAACGTCCGATACGCGGGCATAGACGAAGCGAATCTCGCGCTCGACGCCGCCGCCGCGGATCGCATTCCCGAAGTGTTTGCCGCCTTGCTCGGCGGGTTACCCGCTCCCGGCAAAGACGCGACCGGCGGCTGGATCCGCTTCGACGAAGCATCCAAAAAATTCAACTGGCGCAAATTCGGTTACACGCGGTTCAAGTCGCTCGCCCTCGACGCGGAAAAACGCGGCTTCGTCACTATCCGCAACAGCGGCAACACCTGGGAGCTCAAAAAGAACTGA